A genomic segment from Dietzia psychralcaliphila encodes:
- a CDS encoding FAD-dependent oxidoreductase — MSPTPSAAPVRVAVVGSGPAGVYACEALLAWADQHGRDIVVDCLDKLPVPYGLLRHGVAPDHPRIKGIARTLESIVTDPRIRFLGNVEFGRDLTLDDVPRLYHAVILATGALADRELGIPGEDLEGSYGAAQFVTWYDGHPDADRNWALTAERAAVVGVGNVALDIARMLVRTPEQLEATDIPAHVREGFGTSATRVVTVTGRRGPAYAKFTPLELREMDKVEGVTIVVEPADLKYDDEARDHLENDRRAGQVCDQLAKWAAAQAEAGHESADAAEEAALAAGGRVVRFRFHRSPVEVLGPDGFVTGLRLERTEPDGTRVRATGEFEELAVDAVYRAVGYKSDPLEGVPFDETTSTIPNDGGRVLTKPGGEPVQGLFATGWVKRGPTGVIGTNRHCAVDTVHALTDDIEAGTLFDPADTDPQSVRDLLAERGVAVVDGTGWAAIDSRERALGQAAGRERTKLGGREEMLAAALESQPGPLDSPVSPVSPQP; from the coding sequence ATGTCCCCCACCCCCTCCGCCGCCCCCGTCCGAGTGGCCGTCGTCGGATCCGGACCGGCGGGCGTCTACGCCTGCGAGGCCCTCCTGGCGTGGGCTGACCAGCACGGCAGGGACATCGTCGTGGACTGCCTCGACAAGCTGCCCGTGCCGTACGGCCTGCTGCGCCACGGCGTGGCCCCGGACCATCCACGGATCAAGGGCATCGCCCGCACGCTGGAGTCGATCGTCACCGACCCGCGGATCCGCTTCCTCGGCAACGTCGAGTTCGGGCGTGACCTGACCCTGGACGACGTGCCCCGGCTCTACCACGCCGTCATCCTGGCCACCGGCGCCCTCGCCGACCGCGAACTCGGCATCCCCGGCGAAGACCTCGAGGGCTCCTACGGGGCCGCGCAGTTCGTCACCTGGTACGACGGCCACCCGGACGCCGACCGCAACTGGGCCCTGACCGCCGAGCGCGCCGCGGTGGTGGGCGTGGGCAACGTCGCGCTCGACATCGCGCGGATGCTGGTGCGTACCCCCGAGCAGCTCGAGGCCACCGACATCCCGGCGCACGTCCGCGAGGGCTTCGGGACCAGCGCCACCCGCGTCGTCACCGTGACCGGCCGCCGCGGCCCCGCCTACGCCAAGTTCACCCCCCTGGAGTTGCGGGAGATGGACAAGGTGGAGGGTGTCACCATCGTGGTGGAACCGGCCGACCTGAAATACGACGACGAGGCCCGCGACCACCTGGAGAACGATCGCCGAGCCGGGCAGGTCTGCGATCAGCTGGCCAAGTGGGCGGCCGCGCAGGCGGAGGCGGGCCACGAGTCCGCCGACGCGGCCGAGGAGGCCGCGCTCGCCGCCGGCGGTCGCGTGGTGCGTTTCCGCTTCCACCGCAGCCCCGTCGAGGTCCTCGGCCCCGACGGGTTCGTCACCGGCCTCCGGCTGGAGCGCACCGAGCCGGACGGAACCCGGGTGCGGGCCACCGGCGAGTTCGAGGAACTGGCCGTGGACGCCGTCTACCGGGCGGTCGGCTACAAGTCCGACCCGCTCGAGGGCGTGCCCTTCGACGAGACCACCTCCACCATTCCCAACGACGGCGGACGGGTGCTCACCAAACCCGGTGGCGAGCCCGTGCAGGGGCTGTTCGCCACCGGGTGGGTCAAGCGCGGACCGACCGGGGTGATCGGCACCAACCGGCACTGCGCGGTGGACACGGTGCACGCCCTCACCGACGACATCGAGGCCGGCACCCTGTTCGACCCCGCCGACACCGACCCGCAGTCCGTCCGCGATCTGCTCGCCGAGCGGGGCGTGGCCGTGGTCGACGGCACGGGGTGGGCGGCGATCGACTCCCGCGAACGCGCACTGGGGCAGGCCGCGGGCCGCGAACGCACGAAGCTCGGGGGGCGGGAGGAGATGCTCGCCGCGGCCCTGGAGTCCCAGCCCGGCCCCCTGGACTCCCCCGTTTCTCCCGTCTCCCCCCAACCCTGA
- a CDS encoding alpha/beta hydrolase, translating into MSPAQRVEALVVALDHAESRAAAVGRAVADTAADLDSVARRLGGGTGSEGDAAVGGGWSGHAGAQARSRVGDAAAEARMVSGACLYLADVLRVEGSRLSRALINWVDDERVRPGRGDVTAVADADLALTVRLREAAESLAGYTDAETVACIDLSGSTDDDPRDVAELWHSLGPAERERLARDHPELGSVAGVSSATRDAINRTRLRRLLEAGEGPGLVELTAHLAEDPARHLLALHPDGRAVVASGDPDGADSVVTLIPGTGSSLESIDRTADRAGAVCEASARPDAGPGDPTAGSCVSVSWQGYDAPDDVAAAGFSTASAREHAQDLRTFAAGLDAVESMDGRDSPHAVVGYSYGSAVLGAASADPSGLAADRMIHVGSPGATVDSLAEQRVDEGGTARQAAHHEVVGVATRWDPVPWWSTTGVLGERPGTEEFGGLAVDVTEPGSGPGSTRDAHSTYFDRGTVSLEEIGRLVADTD; encoded by the coding sequence GTGTCGCCGGCGCAGCGGGTTGAGGCGCTGGTTGTGGCCCTCGACCACGCCGAGTCCCGGGCCGCGGCGGTGGGCCGGGCGGTTGCGGACACGGCTGCTGACCTGGACTCGGTGGCCCGCAGGCTCGGAGGAGGTACAGGTTCTGAGGGAGACGCTGCGGTCGGCGGCGGCTGGTCGGGCCACGCGGGGGCGCAGGCCCGCAGCCGCGTGGGGGACGCGGCCGCCGAGGCCAGAATGGTCTCCGGCGCCTGCCTCTACCTGGCGGACGTCCTGAGGGTGGAGGGTTCGAGACTGTCGAGGGCGCTGATCAACTGGGTTGACGACGAGCGGGTGCGCCCGGGCCGGGGCGACGTCACGGCGGTCGCCGATGCCGATCTGGCCCTGACGGTCCGACTGCGCGAAGCGGCGGAATCACTCGCCGGCTACACGGACGCCGAGACAGTGGCCTGCATCGATCTCTCAGGGTCGACCGACGACGATCCCCGCGACGTCGCCGAACTTTGGCACTCGCTCGGCCCGGCAGAACGGGAGCGACTCGCGCGCGACCACCCGGAACTGGGGTCGGTCGCCGGGGTCTCCTCCGCCACGCGGGACGCGATCAACCGGACGCGGCTGCGCAGGCTGCTCGAGGCGGGTGAGGGCCCGGGGCTCGTTGAACTGACCGCGCACCTGGCCGAGGACCCCGCCCGTCACCTGCTCGCGCTGCACCCGGACGGCCGGGCGGTGGTGGCGAGTGGTGATCCCGACGGCGCGGACAGCGTGGTCACGTTGATCCCCGGCACGGGCTCGTCGTTGGAGTCGATCGATCGCACCGCCGATCGCGCGGGAGCGGTGTGCGAGGCGAGTGCACGTCCTGACGCCGGTCCCGGCGATCCGACCGCCGGGTCGTGCGTGTCCGTGTCGTGGCAGGGCTACGACGCCCCGGACGACGTCGCCGCGGCCGGGTTCTCCACCGCATCCGCGCGCGAGCATGCGCAGGACCTGCGGACCTTCGCGGCGGGCCTGGACGCGGTCGAGAGCATGGACGGTCGGGACTCCCCGCACGCCGTCGTGGGCTACAGCTACGGCTCAGCTGTCCTGGGTGCGGCGTCGGCGGACCCGAGCGGGCTGGCCGCGGACCGGATGATCCACGTGGGCAGCCCCGGTGCGACCGTCGACTCACTGGCGGAGCAACGGGTAGACGAGGGCGGGACCGCGCGGCAGGCCGCTCATCACGAGGTGGTGGGTGTGGCCACGCGGTGGGATCCGGTGCCGTGGTGGTCTACTACCGGGGTGCTGGGCGAGCGGCCGGGGACCGAGGAGTTCGGCGGGCTCGCGGTGGACGTGACCGAACCGGGTTCCGGACCGGGATCGACCCGGGACGCGCATTCGACCTACTTCGACCGCGGGACGGTGTCGTTGGAGGAGATCGGCAGGCTCGTGGCGGACACCGACTGA